The Cryptococcus gattii WM276 chromosome D, complete sequence region TGTGGGTAGCAAATATGTCTAGGACGATGTGAGCGTAGTCGAACATCCGTTGCGAGGCTTTCCTGAGTTATTATCTGCTTTGTTGAGTACAATAAATGACGGGAGCAGCTAGGGCATGAAACATGCTCGCGCCACCGGATGCCAGGCAGAGGCCCTATATACAGAATCCACAACTACAATCATCCTTTTTTTGATGTTTGACAGTTATATAGCTATATGGCAACAATCAAGGCTAAGTCCTACTGTTTTCTGCTTTTCTAGGACATGTTGGAGATCCTGGACAGGGTACGCATCAAACCTGTCCCAGATAACTACCGTTAATTGCAGAACGGACATCTTACGGTCGTTACGCATGAGCTCATTCTGAAAGCTACTTTTTTGAGGTTGCATACGAACATTGGGAAATAGTACTATGAATGAAGCATGCCCTTTGGTAAGGGAGCTACTGAAGTAAGTAAAGCCGTACTTACTGCGTTTGTTCTCTGATTCAGCAAGCTTCTGATTGTACCGATCCTCTGTTTTTCAGCATGAACGATCGACATGAAGGAGCTTACACCTTTGATGCTCACATAAGTTAATATATTGCTTTTCGTACGCTGGGTGTGCAAGGACGTTGCCACGCAGAATGGAATGCAGCGTCTGTCGCATCTTCGAGGCCGTACAATCATAACAAGTGACAGGAAGGCCGAGATTGCCTCGAAAGAAGAAGTTAAGTACGAGACGTGTTTTTGTCCTATTAAAATACTCGCCCTTCGTTTCTTCATAAGATCGCTGCTTGGGCAGGGAGATGAGTTTGAGATCAGATTCGGTACAGCAGCAATGCCGTAAGAGTAAATAAATAGTCGGGCCGAGTGTGTCGCCTGTCGCTTTCTGGCTAAAGTCCGCAAAAAGTTTAGTATGCCTCTCTACACCCGCTCAGCCATAAACAAGTTATTTAAGCTGTCCATAATTTTCACCGGTCCGGCGGCGGTCCAACGAGATGAGGGGAAATGACCAGAAATTAGCTTCGGTGCGATTTGTCCCGCAACAGACTCACAACCGCCGAACAAATCCGAAAGAATGTATGTGGCGGTCATTGCCGCCCCGAGCCGTTGCCGCTGTTGCCCCGCAGCTCCACCGATCTGGAAGCCGGCTATAATAGCATCGTGATTGATAGAATCCTGGCCTGAGCTCCACAAGTTCCAGACACAAGCTAATAATCTCCGTGGCTGATCGAGTGGCGTAAATCCGGATTCCGCACCATTATACACTAGAATGGACAGGTTTAGGCGGGAATAAGGAATTGTTCCAAGAGGAACAGCCCGTCGAAGGAAGGTCTAAACCCGAAATTGACGGGTATCGCATACAAAGCTTCCAGTCCTCTGGTTTCATGCTTTGTGCATCTCAGCCTCAAGCGGCCTAGCGTATCGCCCACGCTGATGAGAATAAGTATGGAGAATTGAGAAAATCCTATTCCGAGGCAGATGATCTGAGAATTAAGAGTAGATGCGAACTAAGAACTGAAATGTGTAAACGTTAGCGGAGTTTCCGAGAGCGCTGGCTGTAAAAGTTGGTAAACAGTAGTATGATCTCCAGCCTGACGGGAGCGGGCGTGTAAGAAGAAATGGTATACTAATAATCATGATTAGATCCTTGGAAACTCCCAGTCACTTTGATCACGCTTTTTAGTCCTCCTGATTTTCGGGCGAAATATCCCATCGGTCTTACTTTGAATGTCTTACTATAAGATAAATATTGATATGTCGGTAAAAAAGAGCAAAATGTGGTCTGCATATGTGCAATGCATAGGGCCAACGAACGGCCTTCGATCTGTCCCGTCGCATGTTGACTCCGATGTTCACACGTGTAAGTGCCGAAAAGAATTATGGAGTCGTCGTCAGTTCTCGGACCACCAGCCGGAAATCGGGGAAAAGACGTGAACATGACCAGGCGAACAAATTAGGCAAAAGATCTGCAGAGGTTTGTAACGGATGAAGCGGCAACGGAAGATCGGTTGGGGAGTGATTCTTGAACGGAATATGGAGGGATACATAGGAAATGCATCTTATTCTTTTCattcctctttcttcatcacATCTTGACCCATCCTTTTGTCGAAAACAACACCTAAAGCCACCTTTAGAGGGACCCCGCTCTGTGGCCAGGCCAGACCGGCGGCATCCGCCTGACTTCGCTTCAAGGTACCGACTTATTACTGCGGAATATTCTCTCCGCGCTCGAGTTCGACCGGAAAAACCGCTCTTCATTGGTGGTCTCGGCAAGGTCTCACAAGAAGTTTTGcccttttcttcttgatTCTTTCTTCTCGTCTACATCTACACAATACCGAGAGGAGCCCCCCACAAATAGAGAAAGGAAGCTTGAAAAGGCGCCTTCTCCCTACCAAATACTGCCCCTCCTTGCGCATTTTTTCTGTTCCGCTAGCCGACGCGGGCCGGCGTTCCGCCCATCTCTCTACATAGAGCGCGACATCCCTATACACCGTTCTAAGCGTACTCCTACCACGTCTTGGCCACACTCCTTTGTGGTTTCTTGGCTACTAGTGGAGTATCTCGACTGCCACCCTTATATTCCCCCTTCAAAAAGTTGCGACATTATCTATATCCTATCGATTTGCTTATTACGCGACGGCAACAATCGACACGACGCGGATTTGTCGACAGTTTTTCATCTCTAGACAGTATTCGACTTCACCAAGGTGTCAGTTTGGTATTGGGGGCGTAGCGTGTTTCGAACCGTTACAGGTGTCTTCTATTCTTGTGAGTGCATACTTGCTTTGACGAATGGTGGATGGATGGTGGTCCtttttatttatttttttcACATGGATCATCAAAGTTCCAAACGGCATCAAATTCCAGGCTCGTGTTCTATTCAACGAGGGGCTAATAGATCGGCGTCATTGCCGACGAGCCTCATCTGACACATAATATCGTCATTTTTATCCCTATGTTCTGTActctctccatccttctccaaTAATATATATTCTTCAAAGTAACACGATGCTGACTATGAGATTCAGATACATATATACATCCTCTATACGACCACACGTCATGTCTGTCTTAGACCCATTCCTCATCGCCCATCCTCCGGCGAGGGTGACACAATTGATCGCTCAAGCGGAAGAGGCACCTTTTGAGGTGTATTGTATAGTGTGTGACAAGCGGATAGTGCAAACAGAAACCGgcgagaaggagaagcagggggagaagaagcccaaaaagaagatggcTGGTGGAACTATCAGGGTGGGTTGATTTAGGTTAATAATAGGAAGCGTATAACTGAACTCGATGGCAGGTCAAGAACGCTGATGGGACAACGACTACGCGAAATGCCAATGGCAAAGTGATCCGTCCACCACTCAAACGGAATCCTACTTCTGCCGCGCGTACAGCTGTTGCCAGCGCTGCGAAATGCCAAACTCTCACTCGAACAGAGACCAACGAAGTCGCCGTCTCTCCAGAGTCACCTCAATCCAAGAAATCCCTTCCATTATCCAGCAGTCCACCTTTTAAATCCGCAATCTACTGCAGCCGAGAATGTATGGAGACGGATGCTGGCAGGTCAACAGAGGTTTACAAGGACCTCGCGCGTACCATGTCTTTTGACTTTTCCAACACTTTTTTCTCTCCCGATGAGCATGTTCCTGTCACCGACCAAGGCAAGAGCCCTAATGCTCCTCCATCACCTTTGTTTGTCTCTGGAAGCGATACCGAATCATCGACCTCTAATTCTGCCGGTTTAACTAATGACCACAACACTTCTTCCTCCGCACCCAAAATTATGGACTACTTTCGATTCACCAAGGAGGATCCTGATCGGGCATGGCACGAGGTTGAGAGGCAGAGGCGAAGCTCGATGCAGCCTGCGTTGCATCGTCCTGCTCCCAGCACTGAGAGCTTGACGAGCTTGTGGCATTACGAGGCCGATCTGGGGCAGTCCTCAAACGGCGGCGGGAAGTTGAGGCCGATGACACCCTTGCATGGTTATGTATCAGACAAAGAACGACGCCCTTCTGGCAGTGCTGAGCGCCCTGTTCCTATTCCTGTTCGACCCGTCCCGCGATCCAACTTGAGCCATACATCTCTCGTTGgttcatcatcctcttACCGCTCTACCCCTCTTCCTGCCGACGTTggttcttctccttcacACACTCTCGGTCTTTTGCATTCTTATGCTTCTGCTTTTTCTTTTCGAAGCTCTAGCAACACTCCTAGTAGCTATAGTCAACGGGGCTTCGTATACCCTGATGGCACTGTTGTGCCCACATCCGTTTCTCCACCGATGGCCGCCTC contains the following coding sequences:
- a CDS encoding Hypothetical Protein (Similar to TIGR gene model, INSD accession AAW46718.1), whose amino-acid sequence is MSVLDPFLIAHPPARVTQLIAQAEEAPFEVYCIVCDKRIVQTETGEKEKQGEKKPKKKMAGGTIRVKNADGTTTTRNANGKVIRPPLKRNPTSAARTAVASAAKCQTLTRTETNEVAVSPESPQSKKSLPLSSSPPFKSAIYCSRECMETDAGRSTEVYKDLARTMSFDFSNTFFSPDEHVPVTDQGKSPNAPPSPLFVSGSDTESSTSNSAGLTNDHNTSSSAPKIMDYFRFTKEDPDRAWHEVERQRRSSMQPALHRPAPSTESLTSLWHYEADLGQSSNGGGKLRPMTPLHGYVSDKERRPSGSAERPVPIPVRPVPRSNLSHTSLVGSSSSYRSTPLPADVGSSPSHTLGLLHSYASAFSFRSSSNTPSSYSQRGFVYPDGTVVPTSVSPPMAASRTDSTSSITRPMGGTIKARKGEPTWDSFGKVEVQAHNERIHRRSNAGTDSTPVAVPRRPRDISAGPSENTPRQNLEREGSNWKIKYVVPTGVDRQITVKRSQERGQGSACSLPPDRYHPQGVLIPRSSAQLSTSNSTAYGSHTPSSRHMPPRAVTSAAFPDVGGLKVSEEKIVPVHSSQSVPRRIGFNWDQAKGVKTYEIPGKVDRNPKGLFYFQ